ATCTTCCAACTAACATCTGTTAACTGTGCATGCAGACATCTATATGCATgacaataaaattatatatgctAAAAATATCAGGAAAATATAACTTCACATTCACCAACAAACATGGTATACATCAATCTTGCAAAAGGGTGAGAAGTGAAGATGGAGATGATAATTTTGCAAAAGGGTGAGAAGTGAAGATGATGATTTATTTACTGTGTAAagacaaaatcatgttttccctTTTTACGCGCATACAAGAGTCTTTTGGTCAAAAATCaccataatatataacatatcatAGCCACAAAGAAGTAATGGTTATAAACTTAATTTTCCTTGTGCTATGGACATGTTGCCTAATTtccctattttattttatatgttaccaattataaattaatacttatttgtttttttttgataaatacttATTTGCTTTTGTTGATAATAATATAATGAGAATAGAAtgattcaaaaattcaaatcgGCAACTCTGTATTTATGTAAACCACTAGGTGATTTTTCTgtgctcatgcacggatataaatatttctaaagtaaatatattataataattgatttctctatttacttttaattttaaattaatttataatttgtatgcatcatttatattaataatattacatatatacatatgattttatatatattatatctaatcggttttgttgttttacagtcgatttagttatcatttggatAAATTGGATTGCATCTCTGAATtcaactttaatattttttattctaaatatatcaaaaaattgattaatttcttatttgcatttaggtggttgttgtcttagatatataaatatattttatgaggATTATGTATAGCTTAACATATATTGTGCtttgaatgaaataaaaaaaataaactaagtgtatgattccaaattacttaaattaatataacgataatattatgaagtctcatgcatatatataaattttacaaaaaaactaaattttacaaaagaactaaattataacagttgtttgatattttattttcatttttaatatgtttttagttgtcctgtgatttatatttataaaatacattactattcttataaaagtatatattcttatcgtagttaaatttatgattttagatataaattgGATTGAGTCACTCATGTTGTGATTATattgagttatatatatttttcaaattcaaaatgaagtataattatttttattataattaagtcaaatcaaatcaattttatttatcgtttaaatgtgcatgtattttcataatatttatcaaattatatgttgatgtttttttagaaaatattagaaaataaagtgatgatCAATAGAAAATTACATGCATATGTAGCTGATATATTTTTGGAAGTTCgtgaacacatatcaatatttacaataattaaaatattttataaattttaaataaatttatgcctttgatttattgaatggaaactgaaatttattttaaataatcttaaaatgagaattcagatttgctttggtatttttattatggttttattaagtttcacaaacataaaaacataaatttaaaatcaaatttaatagtaagaaaacaaataaatttaaaaatgataaaatataatatatctacttcgttaattaaactattttgtaactatttgatcaaacgatttttatttttaaaatttatttttagttttcaatatctcttaaaaataagtagtaaacaaaattgtgattgtatttgaaaataatattgtataaataaaatataatttatcaattttttttgctgtaattgaaagatattatagtcaactaaatatatgaaaataaaaataaacatttcaataatactaattataaactattttttagtcaattaaatatatatcagtttatgttacttaattattttgtgtaatcatctaagaaaatagatagatatataaaaatatttttattactttgaattttttttgtattgtttaaaattatattttaaaagaattagtatttttttctaatatcaagattatctgtgtaaatattttttaaggaaatcacattatatacaaatttatatttttcatctaagaaaatatatatgtatataaaaaaactattttattacttcaaaagtatattttatcttatttaaatatttttttaaatgcaatattactattttgtgaattttacgtttttatgaaatcatattatatatacatatattttcgtttttcaattcattttttactttataaaaaatttcttttttattatatgtttatgttttttggaaaattttaaaaaggaaactaaataaataaataatagtattttaaatgtattatttttaattcattaaaagtaTCAGTATAATAAACTATCGTGAGAGTTAACGCCGACGTGATACATAAAAAAActgatttctcaaataataatattatagagatagcGGGAGTTGTACTCATAGTACACAATTTTTAGAGAATTTAGGTCACATATACACacaaaaaactataattaaggAACTACGACTTCACTGTTTTCGGTACCGTGGATAATTTGATAATCCCGTTTTACCCTTCATCCACATTTTTTTTCCtctcccattttctctttttctacTATTACGTTCTCTTTCCTCTCCCCAATTTTCTCTTCTCATACGATTCCCTTGGAATTCTCACTATCATTTCACTTCTTTTTTTCTAATGAATTCATTTTCATCTTTCTTAACCATAAACAAAATCTAATCCACCATTACCTCCGTCTCCTATCTTTTGTTATTGCCGTTGTTTCTTATAGCTTCTCCAAAACCGCAGCTGAAAACGAAATCATCTTGATTGAAAGAGTAGTCAAGCCTCACCATACCGGGACAACTCATCACCGACATTTCACCactgtgaattttttttttgctagatATACTCCATCCAACTCAGTGTAGAGCTCTAGTGTGTACGTCTCTCACGACGAGCTCGTTTATGTAATCGCTCCAGCGATCTGCTCAAATTTGAGAACAATATGGAGATTTCAAAGCGATATATTGGCTTACCAGAGAGACTGAGACGACAACATGAATCTCACAAATTTCAACTGAGGTTAGCTGTAGCTATTTTGTAACAAATTATGTTGTTGTTAGCTGATAAATATTTGGTTAGTTGATATACATTAGGTATTGTGAGCTGATACATGTTTGCTTATATGTTATCAAATTGTTGTTGCCGCTAAATGACAAATAATTGGGTAGATGTCACAAAAAATTAGCTGATGCATGTTTGATTAGTTGTTATAAAGCATGTtaccaatttttaaaaatgattggtacaaatttataaatagcTTCTGTTAGATGATacatgatatgttagatgctACCAAATAGGTTACCATGATAACTCAATCATTATCTATTTAGCTTATACATTCTTAACGGTTAACAACTATCGTATCATGTATAAACCAATAAATTATATCTAACATTGTGTTTACatggtaaatataatattatattgctAAAATATAATGACTATTTACTGCCTTATTGATTCTTTTGCGCTTTACATGTAAATAATACTCGCTAGCAAACATGTAGGATGTTAATATAAATTGATACATTCGATGGGAGCATACATTTGGCTTAGCAAGTTATCCactaacaattttattatattttacattaaattttAGCATTCAACATTTCTGTTAACGTACTGGTAATTTACACCCAATTTATTGTGTTTTCCTCTCCTTGGAACTAGCTGCAGATTGCCAATTCGTTAAGGTCTTGCAATCAATCCCAATCCCTAATTTTCTACTGATTTTCAATTCCCAAACATAATAAGATGTATAAATTAGGGGAAATCTTTTGGTGTGCTTGGGTCTAATGTTCCACAATTTGAAAAGCTTTTTGGGAGACATGTCTTTTTTTGGGTCCAACTTTTACTGGCATACAGTGTGCATTAAACGTCAATGGAAGTACCGTGATAGTGGCGAGGACAAGTTTATGAGGAGAAGGTCGGTGAAAAATCTGCGATGAAAACCAAATTGGCGGTGGTTTTGAAGAAAACAGATTAGTGGGAGTGGATTGAAGAGAAGACATCAACATTGATAAAGGATTAAAAAAACATCATTAGAATAAAGGTGTTGAAAATGAACGAGTAGATagatgatggagaagaagatgaaagctTTCTCTTTCTTACGTGCTCAATTAGAAAGAATAAAATAGTCAGTTTATAACATTTTTGCTACAAAGAATTTGGGTTTCCAAGCTATTGTGGTAGTTTCCTAATTTTAGTTCAAATTAGGTATATTGAGTCAATTATCtccaatttttatttatctacTTCATTCCCTAGTTTTTATTACTAGCGATCGTTACCCGCGCCAAGGCGCGgagtttttgcattttaatctatttttgtcTCTTGCTTACTAATCTAGCattcagtttttcaatgcattttatcttcaccatctcctcttgtcttgtttacatttgttttcacgttctgtcgtttgatttgtcttagttttgacttgtgtaataacttaaccctactcattcttctttcattctttattgattgatatttttatctcgcTTAACTCTGTGTTACCACTAATTTGCTCAAATCATTTTTCATCATCTGCTTCGTATTCTTTCATATTCATTAACTAttgtctccaatctctttaaatcctaaaaatcctacatgttcttttgtttattaaataacatattaaatattgttgaaactgtttatttattctaataaatccTTACGATTATAACTAAGATGATACAGATAAAAAAACTGATTAtaatttaattgaaattaaagtctaaagtagaagttattaaacttgcaatccttctttttgtcatccaagatagctttagtcaaattaattatattgatttagaaaaccCATAAGCTATTTCAATCCCAAACAACCAAAAAACAGGCGCATTTGTTATTGACGCTGCGGCGGGTTTCCTTTACTATAAACATAATTGCTTGTCACAACTGTTAATAAACCCAAATGTGTTTACAAAAGCTACCCATATAAGAGTTTCATACTCATTTCTGTTTCTCTAGTCATCTCCTAGGTTAGTAGCTATCATAatacaatcatcaaacaaaGGACATATCTCTTGGTTCCATATTGAATATGCAAAATGACTGTTTTCTGCAGACTCCATGATCACtgagtattataaatatcaaactctGTCTATGGTCTATTTATATGTTGAGGAAATGCCTCGAAATGTAGCTTCCAAATAATGATTTCCAGGTCAACACATTGCATGTTAACCTACGCAATGGGATCAGCGGATCTGCAGATACCGCTATATGTCGAGTCGAACGCAACTACACATATGTTCCCTGCTTGTGCCTTTCATTCACAATCTGCAATTCTCTCAAGAACCAGAATCAATGTTAAATGAGGTAAAAGTTTTAGAGTCACAACAGACTTTGTATAGCCAAACCCAATAAACCAAGCACCCAACGTAACATCCCCACTTGCCTATTTGTGCAGAAAATGACTATGATCATTATATAGTAGCACCGAGAAGTTAGATGGAGAATGAGGTATGAATGCAAAGTAGACAAAACAGTTAAAATCTTACTGATTAtgggaaatataagaaatcaattctcttgaaaTGACGTATAACTGTCCAATAGCGTGACAGAAGTATTTGTTCATGTTCTCACCAAACTTCcaattataaatgtatatataaatctattataGTTATTGCCAGCGCTCTGTTGCGATATTTGTTAGATAAAATAATCCATccaacataataaaaaaaagaaaccaacaAAATTGTAAAGCTAACCATCAGCTGAGATGCTTTTGCTGTCCTGACACATTGCAAGCTTAGTGATTTCACTGTCAAAAGCAACAAACTAAGCAGTCATATGCATCCGAGACATTTATTTACAAACGGTTCCTAGCACAGAAAAAgcatattattatgttacagatgataagtttgatgcataaatacagtttagaatttttttcaactgaacatttgtgcctactgaattaccttacaacacccactgcattgtgattttggcatgttaAAGCTGAGAATCAACATTGGAGCTTGCATTAGCATTTGGAACATGAAATATAGCACCATCAATATCCAATGTTAATTCCATTGACAATAACTGTGCAAAAGAACTCTGCTAGTAAGGTAATCGTGATTAGTAATTTTTTACATCTTAGTGTCGTACAACTTCAAAACGATAGACACTTACAATCGACGGCTCTCAAAGATGGACCGCAAACCATCTAATGATATGCTTACCTCGTCGTATAAGTAATCCATGTCACTTTCCTCCCACAGGTAACGTTGCTGGTGCAGTTCAATTCCCTCCACCTCTTCCTCATCATTAGGATGCTCTGCAATATACTCTCTGTAAGGTTCAAATTTATGTCGCTAGAATTatcagagaaaaaaatataaagtaccctccaaatcttcaggagcatcgacattttctttattcaatgatcttcaatcaacctaacaaccatcaaaataaaaagaatgtgaggcacataatcttcaaaatccaagtctaatgaatggaaaaaaaaaactcaggaagacagaaaatgtcaaacactcactggcttcttcttcttttacttcttggctcccgtgaatgaactgtcaaagccatcattatttgcaggaaaaaagattaaacaaagcaactgatgaaaagaaacaaatatgtttcacaGCACATAAACTCTTCTTAAACAATCAGGCAACAGATAATATGTCTCCCGTGTGACTCCGTTGAGTCCTCGATGGCATCCTGAACgacaaatgtcttcttcttcttcttggttagatCAAAGGGTGCAAGTTAAGGatgaccaaagaaaattaaaaccacaCAATGATGATTTATCAAGCAAAATAAAAGAAccgatgatgaatttattaaagatggagagatgtagagactaaagaagaaaaactgattcatgaaactcaaagagtcaatctgtgtttcttagatgagtcatgaaccgatgattaaaaattgaaagcctTAAACTTCGATTGAAGAGACCGCTTACAGAGCAAAGAAGTTTATTGggctttttttttaacgaatcCCATTTCAAAAAGTgagttataaagtatttattaaatcattagataaaataaataagtgtggatcccacagagaaaaccgaagaagcaaTGGTTTCCgatcttcataaatatatatttgtttcagccatcaatgtacaaataATCTTTTAGCTCAGTGGtaaaaatgttgttgtttagatTTTAATAACCCAAGTTTGAGTCACGGATTTGACactttattacattttttaaaagtgggatctACGTATCGCTGACGTGTCGATTCAGGAGTGATGCAACTGCCATATTATAACGTAGATTTACTTTTTTAATCGATATAGCGTTTCTATTTACTACTGGATTAAAGAAAGACAAGACCAATTGTTTTCTTACCGACACTGTCTATTTTCGTGACCATATATTgcatctttattttattatcttttttagCAGAAGAAATGCTATGTTTTGTATGTTCGTCagcctttgatttttttttttcctttttgggttcttgttctattttattttttgttgttgtagattttttttctctttggtggtctatttatgtaatatttgtttttattaataaatatattaaatggcAAGAAAAAATCtcgaaaagaaagaagatatcATTGAGACAACTCAGACAAATGACGTTCTTACACTAAATACTGGCAGAAGAATCATTCATTACTTAGTTTGGTATGGTATATAGCaccaattttttaattattaaatcatatgtttagattttattttttatatatcaaaatctttCAAACTTAAAGTCACATGAATTCTGTACGCCTCTTAATCCTCTCCTTGCCTAAACTATTTGCTTATGTGCTCAATATTTccaaataacaaaattttattctttCCTCATTATTCTTGTTTCTCTCTGCAGAGAAATTAAATAGCAATTTTCCGGGGAAAACAAAGTCGAAGAAAAGCCTTAAGAATCGTGCATTGGAAAAAGACAACCACCACAcccacaaaattaaaaaaataaaataaaaaataaaacaacccCTCAAGCAAGATTGTTTTCGAGACCCACTTTAGGTCTCTAGGGATTTTCTGGGTACCATTTCTCTCAACCTTCTTCTGAAATTTCCCTTCTTTTAATTGCTTAGATCGTTCATGATTTGATGCATTTGCAATAGCTAAGGGCAGATCCGGATTGCAATTTTAATTTTCCTTCGGTAATTGGGAGTTTTCTTTGTAATTAACTCGATTTGTTTGATAATTGAATCAGAAATGTGTTACTTGGAGATGTGGTTTATTATCTTTGTGGAAATGCTTATTATGTATGTGTAGAAGATGCTCAAATGTTAATCTCACACAAAGCTAGCTGCTAATATcatgtttttttaatgtatCAGAATGAAGTtgttaatatgaatttttttgtgaaacatAATGCAGAAGCTACACTTGGAGCCTGAAGCTAGGACTACACTTTGATCGAGTGCTTGTGTTGTAGTCAGAGTTATGAATCCAATGCAAGGGCAGCAGAGTACTGGTGGTTCATCCACTGATTTGAACCAGGGAGATAATGAACCGGTCTACAGCGCACAGAGCTCTTTGAACACCATGATGAATCCAGTGGACAACGGACCAACATACGAAAGTCCGAGTTCTCATAACTGGTGGAGGCTTGGGGAATCCAGCTCCGTGTCAGGGCCATCTGATATCAAGACAAATCAACAGCTGCAACACGGAGGGGTTCATGCAGCTGGTTACAACATGAGAAATGGACCTGCTTTCTTGCGCGGTTCAAGCTCCAATGCTGCAAATATGAGCATGGACATGGACAGCAGCGATGATGACTATGGTGCGCGGCCTTCCGGGCTCGTATTCCGTCATAGTAGCTATGGGAGTTCGTTAGGGAGTTCGGTCCAGGCCACTGGAGAGAGCAGCAGTGGCCCGGCCGCCTCTTCCTTGGATGGCTGGGGTTCTTCCTGCAAAAGAAAGGCTCTTGAAGCAGCAATAGCAGCATCAGCAGCTCCTCCTAGTCCTACTCTTCCTGACTGTTCAGGTCTTTCTCATTATGGTGCTTCGAGTAGTTTGAGTTTGGCTACACCCTCACAAACTTCTCAAAACCGGACGGAACACATGTTTGGatctggtggtggtggtggaagagCGGTTGCAACCAATGCTTTTCATTCTGACACTTCATCTAGACCTGGCAGAAGATTAAATCTGAGGCACCCTCAGGAGTCTGTAGGATTCAGCCTATCTCATCATAGTGGAGGTTCGATGCAGCAGAGTTTACCATTAAACTCTCCTTCCGCAGATCCTCAAGTCCATCTCCCTGCTTTGACGAGGAACATACCCCAGTTTGCTTGGGATACTTCTCTCAGTTCAAGAGCAAGTACTTCTTCGGGTATTGGGATGCCTGCAGAGCTATTCGGACCACCTAGAAGCAATCCAGAGCAGCCGCCCATGTTTGCACCTCCTGTGCATGATCAATCTATCTGGAGCTTCACTCGTGGAAACCCTCCTTCAACTATAGATGCGCAGCAGCTCAGTCCGGCGTGGATTCCTCCTCCTCAGAGTGCCCCGCCACCGAGAGCGTCAGAGCTTTCTCCTTGGTCTTTATTTCCTAGTGTTGAATCTCAATCTACTACTGGTCATGGACCTGCTGCATCTCTTCCTTTATTGCCTTCTGTTTCCTCAAACGAGGCTGCAACTGCAATGCCATCTAGTTCTTCTAGCCATCGCTCACGGCAGAGAAGGTCAGGGCTGTTATCGGAGAGGCAGAACGAGCTTCTCCACTTGCGCCACTTAGGGAGGAGCTTAGCTGCTGACAGTGATGGAAGGAATCACCTCATCTCTGAGGTCTGTCTTCTGTAAAAACACTCGCTTCTTCATTAGCAACTGCCACGTGTGATTAGTTTAGTTGAATGTAGTGAGTTTGCACTTGTTCGTCTTATTTGTTTGTAGATACGTCAGGTGTTGACCGCCATGAGAAGAGGGGAGAATTTACGGATGGAGGTAATGATTTTATTATGAACCGTTACAGAGTATTTGTTATgaaccattttttttaaaaaatcatcagATGTGTAGCCGATACTATGTTCTTTAAATTCAATAGGATTACATGGTGTTCGATCCACTTATCTTCCAGAGTATGACTGAGATGCACGATAGGCACCGGGAGATGCGCCTTGATGTTGACAACATGTCGTACGAAGTgagtattaattaattaattaattaattaccacTTTTTTGACTGTTTTATAGCAATTGCCAATATCGTGTGTGGGAATATGAATGTTAGGAGCTGTTGGCGCTTGGGGAACGCATAGGAGATGTGAGCACTGGGCTAAGGGAAGATGTCATTTTGAAGACAATGAAACAACACAAATGTACATCTTCTTCTGCTGAGTTGCATCAGGACATAGAGCCTTGCTGCATTTGTCAGGTATATTTAACTATTAACTTTTTAAGTGTGTGCGTCATCTGTAAACTTCTTGACTATTCTACATTGATCATGCATCTGTACACTGCTGTTTCGACAGGAAGAGTATGCAGAAGGGGATGATCTTGGGACATTGGAATGTGGCCATGAATTCCACAAGGACTGTATTAAACAATGGGTCATGCTCAAGAATCTCTGCCCCATATGCAAGACTGTCGCATTAACGACGTGATAGTAACTGTACCTCCTGGCTCCATTCATCATCATTGCGATGCcaaaagaataattaaaaagtagaGATCTTATAGATCTGTTCTATCCATCCGTATCTCGtctgaaaattttaattgttatGTTTAACTCTTTGTGTGACTGTTCTAAGAACGATATGACAGATTATTCATAAAATAGCCATGGAGAACGAGAATCATTCCTCTTTTTACTAGAATCATTGTTGATATCTTAGGGATAACAGGCCTTTTAATTTCTTTCAAAGACTACATGGCAACCATATAATTGTCAAAGTGTATTGCAGCTTGAGCTTTGAATTCTTCCAAGTTCCTCTCGCTCTGAACCAAGCCTGTATCTGACAGTTCATCAAATAAAAGTCCTAAGTTGGTAGTGATAAGGAGATACTATTCGGTTTGGAGTTCTTAAGATGAACAAATCTCTTGTTGCCTTAACCATCCACTGCAATCACATCActcattttcttgaaaatatcAACAACCTTAGGCGAACCATTTTGGTACTCAGAAATAACACGGGTCAGAGGCATTTATCCACTTGAAAGGCTCCAAAAAGCTTCACTAGCTATCCTTTCAATCCATTTAATCTCCAGGCGTTACTCACATGGTGGACTCAATGTGACCAGGAGGAGAACGATGTAAGCTGAAGAAAATAAGCTTGATTATTGCTTCTACAGAGGAAGTGCTACATATATAGAATGGAGTGTGAGACACCGTTGAGAGACAATTATGGAAAGATGACATATCAAACATTGGTTCTGGAAAATTACTTTGGCTAGAAGCAATTAGATTTGGATTTATCATAATATTAGGAAACAAGATATTATGGATGAAGGGGCGTATATGAATAACTTTGGGGAGTTAGGTCATCGTTACGCTTTATAGAGATGAGCTTTACGCGTTCTTGACAGCTTAGGTTAGACATTGGTGAGTGTAACTCGAGAGATTAGAAATTGATCCGTCTCTAATCATGTGTAAGAGAGTAAATCGGATTAGACATTGGTGAGTGTAGCTCGAGAGATTAGAAATTGATCCGTCTCTAGTCGTGTGTGTGAGAGTAAATCGGATTAGACATTGGTGAGTGTAGCTCGAGAGATTAGAAATTGATCTTTTTCTAGTCGTGTGTGTGAGGGTAAATTGGATTAAATAGATCTATGTagattgtttaaaaatttctaatatataagaaaGAGTTCTGAAAAAGTTATGCTTGTTCTTGTTGTTTGTTTTGTCCCTGGACTTTCATTTGATATCATGGAAACCATAAAGAAATTTGTCACATTACAAAATTCCATCATGTTAGATGGAAGCAATTTCGGTTGGAAACCTAGGATGCGACACATTATCAGAGGAATATATGAGGATACTTGGACAGCTGTTGAACAAGGATGGTTGCTCCCACCATGTTTATAGAAGACAAGAAACTTGCGCACCTAAAGAAAGATGGACTGATTCAGACATGGCAACATCTAAATTCAACTCAAAGGCATTAACAACAATCTTCTCCGCTGTTGACctaaatcaattcaaaatattttaagggCGTGAATCAGCTAAAGAAGTATGGGATACATTGATCAATTACTttaaaggaaatacaaatataaaaagaacTAGGATTGATCAGATCATTTGGTGTACAGACTTGAAAATCTCAGAATGGGATGATGAATCAATTGTTGGATTCATATCTAAGATTAGCAAGATAGCAAATGAATATACAGTCCTTGGTAAGAAGTACACGGAAAAGAGCTTGGGCAAGAAGCTGATGAGGTATCTACCCCCTCGGTTTGAACCTTAATTACAAAGCTGTCTTAAACATCGTTTTGACATTGATGATATGGAATTTAATCAACTCCCTGGTATCCTTAAAGTTCAAGACTTGAAGAAGTCTGATGAAAGCTAAATCAAAGGAAGAAGATAGAGTGGCGCGTATTGAAGACAACTTGAGTCTGATGGCTAGAAACTTCAACAAATGATTAAGAGagttgaaaaaggaaaaagctGCTATGGTGGACAAATTCAAAAGCATGAGTCTGATCGCTTCAATTGTCAATCTTCTCGTTCTTATATGTCAAAGggaaatagaaagaaaaacttGCAGTGTCAAACAATCTAAAGAAGGAAAAATCTCTTGTGTGCTTTAGTGATACTAAGTCTGAAAGTGACAGTGATAATGAGGAACTTCTTCACAATTTCGTGGCTCTGGTTGGATAAGATGAAACACATGAATTTCAGTTAAGCTTTGATTCATATTCAGAGTCAGAAGTAGGAATGTCAAACAGGTTGATCCGTCCC
This genomic stretch from Brassica napus cultivar Da-Ae chromosome C9, Da-Ae, whole genome shotgun sequence harbors:
- the LOC106410875 gene encoding E3 ubiquitin-protein ligase MBR1, producing MNPMQGQQSTGGSSTDLNQGDNEPVYSAQSSLNTMMNPVDNGPTYESPSSHNWWRLGESSSVSGPSDIKTNQQLQHGGVHAAGYNMRNGPAFLRGSSSNAANMSMDMDSSDDDYGARPSGLVFRHSSYGSSLGSSVQATGESSSGPAASSLDGWGSSCKRKALEAAIAASAAPPSPTLPDCSGLSHYGASSSLSLATPSQTSQNRTEHMFGSGGGGGRAVATNAFHSDTSSRPGRRLNLRHPQESVGFSLSHHSGGSMQQSLPLNSPSADPQVHLPALTRNIPQFAWDTSLSSRASTSSGIGMPAELFGPPRSNPEQPPMFAPPVHDQSIWSFTRGNPPSTIDAQQLSPAWIPPPQSAPPPRASELSPWSLFPSVESQSTTGHGPAASLPLLPSVSSNEAATAMPSSSSSHRSRQRRSGLLSERQNELLHLRHLGRSLAADSDGRNHLISEIRQVLTAMRRGENLRMEDYMVFDPLIFQSMTEMHDRHREMRLDVDNMSYEELLALGERIGDVSTGLREDVILKTMKQHKCTSSSAELHQDIEPCCICQEEYAEGDDLGTLECGHEFHKDCIKQWVMLKNLCPICKTVALTT